One stretch of Miscanthus floridulus cultivar M001 chromosome 18, ASM1932011v1, whole genome shotgun sequence DNA includes these proteins:
- the LOC136523635 gene encoding uncharacterized protein, with the protein MVDPIIGMKRLFKVLMDGGSDLNIMIETLTLEVVGFHGTYHAILGCPCYAKFMAIPNYTYLKLKMPGPSGVITVGTSFQHAYECEVECCDHTMAIVASKELATIRKEVVEEAPDPKRSTMSFEPVEGIKEVLIDPSSSRSKVVHIGTALSSK; encoded by the exons atggtcgacccaatcatcggcatgaagcggctcttcaaggtattgatggatggaggcagtgacctcaacatcat GATAGAGACCCTCACCTTAGAGGTGgtggggttccatggaacctaccacgccatcctaggatgtccatgctacgcgaagttcatggccatccccaactacacctacctaaagctgaagatgccgggcccaagcggggtcatcaccgttggcacctctTTCCAAcatgcctacgagtgcgaggtcgagtgttgcgaTCACACCatggcaatcgtcgcctccaaggagcttgcgaccatcaggaaggaggtcgtcgaagaagcacccgaccccaagcggtcgacCATGTCTTTTGAGCCGGTGGAGGGCATTAAGGAGGTCCTTATAGACCCTAGCAGCTCCAGGAGCAAGGTGGTGCACATTGGCACTgcactttcctctaaatag